The segment TGGAACTCGTGGGAGTTGTGGTTAGTCAGTCTTTCCAGTGCCCCAAGCGAGAAAGCTCTCCTGTGATCCAAATTCCTGAACACCCATAACATAAACCCATTTAGCCTTTTTGTGCCTGATCGCATCAAAAAAAGTTTCAAGAGAATAAAAGGATTAAAGTTTACCAGCTGGCTAAGACGAAACTCGGGTGGAGTATCAAGATCAATGTTGGAGGGATCAAGAACGAGTTTCTGACAATCCTCCAGATCCCTTTTGAAGTCTTCTGTTCCTCCCAAATGTGCGTAATCACCAAAACACGGCTGCTTGTTCCTTGAGCCTCCTCCATTGTTTGTGTTCTCATCTCTGTCCTGCAAGAGATCGTCGCAAAGAGACAAGGCTTCCACAAGCTGCTGCGAGTCCAATATAAACTGAGATCCACCACTGTCCAACCAATTCGGATCTTCCTCAGCTTGGTTTTCACCTTCGTTTCCATCTTCCTTAccattctctttctcttctccatCATATACCATTATTTCATTTTCTCGGTTTTCAATCCCGGTCTCAGGTGCAGGCTCATCCTCGGAGCTTGTTCTTTCGTGGTTACGTTGAACTCCCTGAACCTCATCTTCCATATACACTGCCTCAGATATCTTTGCGAAACAAATCAAGAAGTGTCAGTTAGTTAGTGTATCAAAAGAAAGCAGAACAACAAGAAACCTTTACCTCAGCAAGAGACACCTCAGGAGCAGCTACATAGTCATCTGCAAAGTGAGGATCAGAGCAAACTCCCACAGCTTGTGGAGGCTCTGGTGTAAACAGTTTCGGAGTGACAGGATCCGCTTTGGGAGTGGTTGCAGCAAAGATATCATCAGAGACATCATCTCCAGCTTTATCACCACCACCTTGCTTGAGCACTGCTGGCTGCTGGTAGAATATCTTGGAAACAACGTAGTCACCTTCTTTCTCATCTTCGTCCGTCCCCAAATGGTATTGATGCATCACCCAGTTGGTTTTCACGGCTTTCCCACCGTAGAGAACCATTATCTTCTTGCAACCTCTTTGAACACCATCCAACACAACCGGCTTAGTTCTTCCTGTCTTGTGCCAGCGCACGTCCCCGAAATCGTCGTCGTGAATCTTCCTACGCTTTCTAGTTCCTGTGCTGTAAGCTTTGATTGCTCTATGGAAGAAGTGGGACACAGTCCCATCGTGCTTAACACCTAAacatatttcaaatttgatttaagaATAAAACATCATTTGGATactgaaaacattaaaaagaaGCTGAAATGGGTAACCTGGCAAGTTCTTAGGATGAGTGTAACAGATACCATCATCTTGATTAACAGTTGGGATGAACTCATCAATGAAAGGGTGGGAGCTTAAACCCAACAAACCAGATTTTGCAAGCAAATGCCAGATGATCTCTGGATCAGAAGGATCGAATTTCACACCTCGTGGCAAGCCTGGCCAGTCATCAACTTCCTGTAATTTGTAACAAAACTTTTGTGTGAGAATCGTAGATATgaaaaagaaactaaagaaaGAGCAAACCGTACATCGTTGTTGTCAATGACGTGACTACAGTTGGGACAGTGTCTAGTAGGATTGCTGTTCCACACCACTTGGTGCGAGTCAGAATGACTCGATGCACTCTTTATTTTAGTTGCGATTCGGTTACTATCAACCAGCCACGATCGTCTGCAAGAAAAGCATTAATTGATGGAGACAGTAAGTTCATAGCCACAAcaacgagaaaaaaaaagatgttacCAAACAAAACACATAGGCTGTAATGAAagagctgaaaaaaaaaaacttatccaAACAGTACCATCAAcactaggaaaaaaaaaactctttagcGCTAAACTTATACATCAGCAGAAAGTTAAAATCAGAGAGCTCCCTGActcaaaagtttcaaacttttttttttctattgaaaTTGACAGTAATCGTAGTTAAAGCAAAATCAAAACTCGATATAACCTAGACGAGTCCCAGAGCGATATAGAAGAAGGATAGTGCTTCTTACCCAGCCATGATAGAGCTCGATGATGATTAGaatgaagaggagaagaagaacccTAAGACAAAATCTCTAGGGAAGTTTTGAGTTTGATATTTGTGTCCACATTGAAGTTTCCTCGAATATCGATAAACTCGACTCCGCTTTAatactcttttcttttcttttctttttttttttgtttgcgaAGACGAAGAGGGAAACAATTtagatttttaagaaaataaaatcccGTAAATAACTGGCAAGTAAAGTGGTGGAGATATATAGAGACGCGCCAGTTTTAATGTCTTTTTGGAAATTACTGGGTGAGACGACGACTTTGAGTTGACTTCCACTGTAACAAGCCTGGTCGTCTAAGATCGACGGTTGTGATTTCTTCCGTGGGTCTTCTAATAACTTTCCTATTTTATGGGGCAGGTGGGTGACCAATGGTGATGTTTATGGGCTTATTAGTTATTTAACATTCGTTAAGATTTAAGACTAGTGACGATCCTTTTTCCGACACAAGGTGGTGGACCTTCCATTAGAGGATTATTGAATTTATTGATTGCAATCTTCCAAACCTCAAAAATCTAAAGCATTCAGTTTTCCATTTGCttttcacattttttaaaacaaaactagtaTTTTTGATATAGTGGAGTTGATGCATTTcactagggctgggcaaataaaccgaatccgaaaatccgaaccgaacccgatccgataaaaatgaatctgaacccgacataaataccgaatggatcttgttttttggtattttgggttatgggtattatccgaaccgaacccgtacctaaatggatatccgatagaatccgaaacatttaaaatcacaaaaagaacttctaccaaatatgatcttaattcttaatatgtatccaaaatactttaagatattattgaacttctaaaataattatctgttacatgaaggttgatggtggaatgtgCCGGTTGATgcctgaagtttttagattttggttttgtttttattgaataatgtttctcatttcatgagaacttattttttgttttatgatttcatttatctgtttttttttctatcactaactatgtttatctttcgcttgattttgaatgatcacgtttgatgttttttcttatttttgaatcgattttacttatgttttggctattaaaatatatacaaatcatgtattttaaatccgaagaaccgatttcatttatgttttagttacaaaataggtacaaatcaggtatttttaaaccgaagaatcgattgggacccgaacccgaaagtacaatgggttataccggttctttgaatatttactaaccccgacccaaacccgatagaacccgaaccggtcccgaaccgaacttttatataacccgaatgagattgattttgataaacccgaaaaaccgaaacccgaatggataaaaccgaaactcGATTGGGACTCCGATTGCCCATGCCTACATTTCACCAGTACAAGAACTTTGCATCGTGAGATTTCACTATTTTGAAAACCAAGAACTGAATTTAAAGATTTGCGTTAAGGTACCAACAATATACTTATCCACCCAGAGTTATCATTTGAGACGTTCGAAGCTTGAACgtagaaaagaaccaagaacaAAGCCAGTATCAAATTCAATTTCCCACGTAAAAAGATTTGTCACTAATGTAATGAGTCGACTTTATTCTTTTTCTTACATAACTTTTCAACGATTCAAGCACAGTGGATAAATTACATCTTCCTTACAGAAACTGTTGAACTCTTATACTTGTTTGCTGATGATGGGTTTTTAGACAATGACGAAGCTTTGAACCCTCCGCTCAGTAGACTGGACGCAGACGCTGCACATATTTTCcttctctttgcttctagctccAGTCTTTTCTTGCTTGACGATGACATCGAGTAAGATGACTCGGGAAAGATGGAAGATGCATGGATCAAAGCTCGTTTATCCTTTCGGTTCTTATCAAACTTGGTCTTGAACTTCACGTTTGATGCAGCTGCAATATCTTCTTCGCTCTTTGGAAGAAGTCTTATCCCCAGGCCTAGCTTCCTTGAAGCAGCCTCTTCTTCAGCTACACGCTTCCTGTGTCCCTGGATAACGAGTAAAAGTTAGAAAAGAGGAATCATTAAAATACGAGATTGCAAACTTTGTAACTGACCCTAATCTGTGCACGCAGAGCTTTGTTTAGGGAGTAGTCATCTGCATGCCTTGCGTCTGAGACTCGCTGGAGACGGACCAAAAGCGGTTCAGCTGCTTTCTTCTTCTGCAAATCAACTTCCTGGTGCTCTAAACGATAAAACGGGTCTGCAAGCTTTCCCTTCTCTGCACCAAGATTATAAAGCCATACCGAGAATGAGCCAGCAGAACAAATAAGAAGGATGAAAAGCCAAAACACATATAGATATTCTAAATGCAAACTTGTTGACGAAGGTAGAAACCAACCTTCCTCAGCAGTGAGCTCCATGGTTTCAGCGTCTTCTACGTCATATTCCTCAACCTTCTTCTGGGCACCACTAGTAATCACATACTCGCAGTTCTGAGGATCTGTCTGAATAACTATCTCTTGTTTGCAGCATGGTGCTTTCATCGCAAAGCTCCATATCTGAccaataatacaatatataaactCAGGTATAGTTCCATTACAATGCAGTGCACACGTATCTGTGCAATCATAGGTTATTTAAGTGATGGCAGAAAAATGAAAGACTCTCAATTAATTCATACCTTTGTAGAATAATAGTTCCCAACTTGCTTCTTCTCTGCATTGAATCGAACACCCTTGGCAATCATAGAATTGCAGCCACCACACCATATATTATAGGGCATCTCGAACCTGAAAAAAAACAAGACCACGTGTGAAAATCTCATCCAAAGTAAGAGTACCCTCCTGCcaattcaattttaaaaaaaaagaagcttctCATTGATCAATAGAATGTACAGCAGCAGAGATAGGCACATTTGCACAACAACTCAAGCTTCTGATCTCCATTGGTAAGTAGGCAGACACTGGAATGAACTAATAACAtagtatttgatttgattaTAGTACCTTATGATCAAAATCCCCTCGCCTAGTTTCCTGGCCCTCTCTCTGAGGGGATGCTGTCCTTGAAACTTGTTCAAGGAACCTTGCTCCGGTGTCCATTCTGGTGGATAGTAAAAGTTATCTGCCCTGGCAGCTGAAAGAGTCGActgcaaacaaaaacaaaaaaaatattgaatatccAATTAGCGAATCATAGAGGACTGACACATAGAATTAAACCCCTGAGTAAGCAACCAATTCATTCGGTTAGCTGAAACGTCTATAAAATTACCATAACAAGCTCAAAGCTGTAAACTTTTCAACTTTGTGGATAACAGAGAAGGATGGCATCAATAAAAAAAACctcaaatttatatatgaacCACATGCTAATCTATTGATAATACAATCAAGTAAAGGTATAATCATTCTGAATTATGCACCAGGaacgaaccctaaaccctaatctccgAAACCAATCCAAATTAATTACAATAAAATCAAATCTTTGGGCTTTGGAGATCAATTGCAATCAACAAGCACGATATCCCCAATTTACCACAGGAGAGAAATCAATCGATGAAAATACAGAGCAGTTATTTGAAGGATCGATTGAGAAAATAAAAGAGTACgtaccatcttcttcttcttcttctatggaGATTGATCAAATCGTTCTTTCAATCGCAAATCTCTTTGGCTCTGGCTTGGCTAtgagtttgtttgtttgtttgtttgtcgaAGAGCTATAATATTTCTGTCTTCCACATGTAGCGAAATCTTATTTTTACCTCTTGAAAACGTTGCCGTTTTGGTGCTGTGTTGTTTACACACGGAGACGGAGTTATTCTGTATTGGTTCAGGATGTGTTTTTATTTGGTTGAACCGATCATATCCAACTCAAACCGTATTGCAAATCAACTTTGAAATTCAGACTAAAATCTATACAATTTTGAAATTCAGACTAAAATCTAGTTTTAGTGTTAAAGattcatttttaaaacaattacaTTACTTAGCTCTTTTGAGGGGATGAAAGTGTGAAACTATGTTGTtgatatctttcttttttaaaattaaaaggtaaCTAGAATTTAATTCGCGTCATATGCAGTTATTACTATATTCTAAAATTAACTCAAAAGTATAAATCAACATAAAATGTAAATGTACACCATAATTAGTTTCAAGCAATGTTATCATTTTAAGTATtactaggtgaccggtccgggcataaaaaattcaaaatatggacTAAAtcttatatgattttataagtAACGGATTTTATAATATGTCAACAACCGTCTTTGGGAGAATTCATCAGGCGTGGAAAAAAGATCGCACACCAATTTGAGATGGACGAGAGGGAACAAAGTAACTTCAGTATGAagaggcagatattgtgtgtacCGTGTACGTATAATTGCAATGTCCCTATTTTCTTTGTATGTTTTCGAAGAaactttcattcaaaatatggaataaatatTGCATAGTTTTAGAAAattcagattttatattatcattaattagaaatGTATTGTATATCTGTCGTTAAAATCTACGATGGAgagtaaaatattttgtttccattaataataaaaaaaacatttgtgtagacatagtaaaagaaaatataataaaaaaaattcgaaaaattatccataaaaatataaattatgaagtacaatTGTTGAAAAATAATGCAAAATAATttagaaacctgcaaaaaattaaataaattttgtaagtaaTTTGTCGGATGAACATTATTTTACAGATTTataagtttcaaaataaaagttaacatgaaataatattaaagtaGACATACTTTCATCGAAATAGTCAGAAAACGGGATGCTCCTGAATACAATCAGTTCCTAACCCATCACTACCCATCTGGAAAAtacaaaaagtaaataattgtaacagtctatatacttaaaattttgtatttgaaaagaaagtagattaaaattacatACCGTGACTAtggaatattctgaaaaacttgtttgtagacaacattcaatgtttttgtctgcgttttcccttctttaccagttattaggattttcaatccagatctcgacttaactcttgaaagtgcaacgTAGAGCTGACCATGAGAGAATACTGGCCTAGGCAGAAACAACCCAACACTTTCCAGTGTTTGACCTTGACTTTTGTTGATGGTCATCGCGAAAGCCAAAGTAACTGGAAACTGTCTTCGACGCATTCTGAAGGGGAACTTGGTGTCAGGTGGTGTGACAAACATTCTAGGGATTCAAACCGGATGTCCAGCAATTTTGTTTCCGGTTATAATTCTACCTTCTATCACATGGGGCAGTAACTGAGTAACAATTAGCCTAGTACCATCTGCAATATCCATGTTACGAAGACACATGATAGGAGCACCAACCTTGAGCTTCAAGCAATGTCTAGGCAGTCCAGTCACTTTAACACTGTTCAAAAACTCTGCAGGATATACGACATTTTCTTCTATGTCAACATCGGATGGGATAATACTGTTAGAGCTAAGGTAAACCTTCTCTTCTCCTGAAAACATATGCACATGTCCGGTCTTAGGATAAAGTCTGTAAAGCAAGAGCTTGGGGCACCACGatttattaatatgttattGCACCAAAGTTTCTATGGTGGTAGTGGCTCTATGTACATCTTCTTTCTCCTCCAGGCCCGGGTTTGAGGCACACCTCTAACCATGTTTTTCGTATTTAAGAAAGACAAACTGccaaataaaaaattgataataactAATTTATTTGATTGAAAGATTCATTACTTTTtctaaaacaaattatttttcttaaatgttATATTAATGATAAATACTTAAGTTACAATAactacttattttttatttacccTAACAATTTACGTTCTATCTCCCTCTTCTTTTTCAACCTTCTTGTTTATTCTTCTCTGCAGAAGTGCATATCAATCATAATCCACCTTCTCTGAATCTATGTAAGTTTTACCTCTTCcttaatttatttagttttcgttaattttgtgaaaaatatcattaaagttTAATTTTGTCCCTCTCCAATTTAAactttaatgatattttatattatctgaTATGTATTCATATTTATacgaaaaaaattatagttaggGGATAACATATTGGGAGTGTGCTTTAGGCACCACAGATATCCGGACCAACACTGAGTATGAGTATGCATGTCatcattttgtttttcaaaatcaatATAGTTTTGACACATATTAAATCATTTCTCAAATATTGAGGATATATCTATTTTCGCAGGTTTCATTAATTTGGTTGTTTAGAGGTAGTGTTAGTTGGAACTTGAAACTATGTATATGGTCATTTTCGTCCTTTTGTACTGACCCATTTGATTTTGGCTGCTGGTACTATACTCAAAGTCAAAGTAAGTCAATGGTCACCATAATAAGTTCAACATAGCATGACGCTATAAGCACTATTAGAAGTTCTAAACGACATTGAATACTGAAAAACACGGTATTATTACCAAGTCTTAAAACAAATCCGAAAACAAATTGGTACACCTCGAGAACCACACAGTGTGGGAggttaacaaagaaaaacattacataacacaatcaagtttttgttttattgcaACATCACAAAAGCACTCGAAAGCATATGACGAGAGCCATCTGATTATATACAGATATCTTTATGTTatgataattatacaaacaaTTAACAGATTCAGAAGCTTGAAATCTTTGGAGGCAATGCAACATTAATATTGAGTGTTCGTTAATTTAAAGATTATTTCACCaatgtttatttttaacattGTTACTTAATTTCATCTTATTGTTTACAAAGTTTTGTTATCATAACTCTTTTTCATGTAGtagtataaataaatactacATTATATAAGTTTGTAACATAAAAGAATATTTCCTAAACTatgatatattttaactatGTGAGTGAAAATAAAAGAGAATGTTAGGGTCACAAAACACATCAAATACAAAGTATTTGCAAAACTGATTTATATATTCATCAATTTTATGATGAGTTTGTCTCTATgtttgaaaactaaaataacTATGGAAAGGACTTGGAGAGCATATCTGACCTCACCATTTTAGTGGGATTAATAATTAGTGTGTAGTTTATCCATACTAATATCATTACTAGACGGACCTAGAGAATGATCCTCTATGATTACTACCTTCAAATAATTGAGCTATAAAGCTTAGCGCAACATATTTTATGTAATTCTTTTTGATAATTGTCCTGACCAATCCgtctaaaatattaatttggaaAGCGGATCGAATTCTTATACTGGAGAATCCAAACCCTACCAGCCAAAAAAACCCATCTCAAATATTTGAACTTTATTTGTTTGTTAGCTCGTTTGTAATATAAAGGgaagttttgattattttggaaGTAAAATTGAAAAGGCCGCAAATTTGGAAGAGGGAggaacaaattataaatttttggcATTGCACCATAAGATTCAAACGGTCAAAtcttaaattttagaaaataatttattagatTAACAAAGAACTTTTTTAATCTAAATTTTCAGCACAGTcatttttcaaaaatcaaaCAAGTATTAAAAGGGCGATATACTGATCAGAGAGGCTGTCCACGTCGGACAGTTTAATCAACCAATCACGTTATAATGTTTTGACACGTCATCTGGgctttgcatttaaaaaaaaaaatctatcgtGATATGGTTTGGGCCATGAAGCCCGCGGTTTCATAAAAATTTGACGTGATATTAGCTGGGCCATAAAGCCCATTATTTCTAGAGGCGGAGAACGAAAAATGCCGACTCGAGATCCCCCTTCGTCAGTCTTTCAACCCTACTTCCCTCTATCAATTTGGTACCTTTTGATCTTCCTCTTCTCCGTTCCGTTTCACGATTTGATCTTCGAACCAACAATACATCCTCCACTTCGTCTCTCTTTACTCTCATTTATGGATTCACTTTGCTCTTCTCATcaagattttatttataaagcTCTCGATGGAAGTTTTATTTCGATCAAACTTCGTTCTATATTCTCATTAGTACATCGCTATTGCAATGAGTTCCAACGGAAAATCTGCGTTCTCTGGTGATTCCCGCTCGGAGAAACCAAAAGACGGTGAGGCTGGCAACTTTTCCTGTCCGATCAAGCCTATCGGCACACACGATGTCTCTTCCGGCCTCTCGATCGGCGATCCCCGCTCGAAGAAAGCCAAAGGCGATGCTTTGGTATCCTCTCCAAGTCTGACCAAACCCAGCGGCAATAGAGGTGTCTCTTCCGGCGTCTCGATCGGCTCACCTAATTCGAAGAATCCCTGTGGTAAGAACCGAATCGTTTCGTTTGATTTTTGCTAAAAGTGCTTCTAGCTAttatattagaaaattattttttttctgatgCCATATAGCCGACCAAATCCTTTtgataacccaaaaaaaaattattcagttTGAGTTTGTGTTTTAGGACAATGAGATCAAACAAGTaaaaat is part of the Brassica rapa cultivar Chiifu-401-42 chromosome A09, CAAS_Brap_v3.01, whole genome shotgun sequence genome and harbors:
- the LOC103840596 gene encoding SUPPRESSOR OF GAMMA RESPONSE 1; protein product: MAGRSWLVDSNRIATKIKSASSHSDSHQVVWNSNPTRHCPNCSHVIDNNDEVDDWPGLPRGVKFDPSDPEIIWHLLAKSGLLGLSSHPFIDEFIPTVNQDDGICYTHPKNLPGVKHDGTVSHFFHRAIKAYSTGTRKRRKIHDDDFGDVRWHKTGRTKPVVLDGVQRGCKKIMVLYGGKAVKTNWVMHQYHLGTDEDEKEGDYVVSKIFYQQPAVLKQGGGDKAGDDVSDDIFAATTPKADPVTPKLFTPEPPQAVGVCSDPHFADDYVAAPEVSLAEISEAVYMEDEVQGVQRNHERTSSEDEPAPETGIENRENEIMVYDGEEKENGKEDGNEGENQAEEDPNWLDSGGSQFILDSQQLVEALSLCDDLLQDRDENTNNGGGSRNKQPCFGDYAHLGGTEDFKRDLEDCQKLVLDPSNIDLDTPPEFRLSQLEFGSQESFLAWGTGKTD
- the LOC103840597 gene encoding coiled-coil domain-containing protein 130 yields the protein MSTLSAARADNFYYPPEWTPEQGSLNKFQGQHPLRERARKLGEGILIIRFEMPYNIWCGGCNSMIAKGVRFNAEKKQVGNYYSTKIWSFAMKAPCCKQEIVIQTDPQNCEYVITSGAQKKVEEYDVEDAETMELTAEEEKGKLADPFYRLEHQEVDLQKKKAAEPLLVRLQRVSDARHADDYSLNKALRAQIRGHRKRVAEEEAASRKLGLGIRLLPKSEEDIAAASNVKFKTKFDKNRKDKRALIHASSIFPESSYSMSSSSKKRLELEAKRRKICAASASSLLSGGFKASSLSKNPSSANKYKSSTVSVRKM